From one Desulfonatronum sp. SC1 genomic stretch:
- a CDS encoding TRAP transporter small permease, with protein MLHQTAVAIDRFGAVLNWVTERVCALLVAVMVVIIWWGVVTRYFIGSGGIWTEELSRYVMIWAALLAVPVGAYRREHIGLDILFRFFPRKMQKPFRVLLDMVGFSFFLFLTVYGIGMTQAGASQFATIFGMTMFFPFASVPVSAGLTCVQIVVAMVRELADLPPPLFSMSAPNMAAEEKP; from the coding sequence ATGCTCCACCAAACCGCCGTTGCCATCGATCGTTTCGGAGCCGTGTTGAACTGGGTCACGGAGCGGGTTTGCGCATTGTTGGTGGCGGTGATGGTGGTGATCATCTGGTGGGGGGTGGTCACCCGGTACTTCATCGGCTCCGGCGGCATCTGGACCGAGGAGCTGTCCCGCTACGTGATGATCTGGGCCGCGCTGTTGGCCGTGCCCGTGGGGGCCTACCGCCGGGAGCACATCGGCCTGGACATCCTGTTCCGCTTTTTTCCGCGAAAAATGCAAAAGCCCTTCCGGGTCCTGCTGGACATGGTGGGCTTCAGCTTTTTTCTGTTCCTGACCGTCTACGGCATCGGCATGACCCAGGCCGGGGCCTCCCAGTTCGCCACGATCTTCGGGATGACCATGTTTTTTCCCTTTGCCTCGGTCCCGGTCAGCGCGGGCTTGACCTGCGTCCAGATCGTGGTGGCCATGGTCAGGGAACTGGCTGATCTTCCGCCCCCGCTGTTTTCCATGTCCGCCCCGAACATGGCCGCGGAGGAAAAACCATGA
- a CDS encoding trypsin-like serine protease, which translates to MHRYSAYCVLALGVIVFLAAGVPSAHAGESDLQGQRIPKIIGGEPVYDPAKYPWTAALVFTDSPDQIRCGGTLVSAEWVLTAAHCLDQEYPWDSGLPLSPEIVDVLVGTVFLDQPSPGHDRIRASAFYIHPEYNQPTLGNNDIALIRLSRPVTPRSFAILANSEEDVWPGMWSTVLGWGNTVPQPREREYLPSNQLQSVDVPIVSNEVCQASMIYPESVITENMICAGFAEGGKDACQGDSGGPLVRTVMPGWHMLIGVVIYGEGCAQPDAYGVYTKVSAYCDWLKETTGQGVCRPQGSGGGCVVAGVGGHDWMLLVLTAALAVCYAGRRATAKRRAAMTA; encoded by the coding sequence ATGCACCGCTATTCAGCCTATTGTGTTCTCGCGCTCGGCGTAATCGTTTTCCTCGCGGCTGGGGTCCCGTCGGCTCACGCTGGGGAGAGTGATCTCCAAGGTCAGCGCATCCCCAAAATCATCGGCGGGGAGCCCGTGTATGATCCAGCCAAGTATCCGTGGACGGCGGCCTTGGTGTTTACGGACAGCCCGGATCAAATCAGATGCGGCGGAACCCTGGTCAGCGCGGAATGGGTGCTCACCGCGGCCCATTGTCTGGACCAGGAGTATCCATGGGATTCAGGCCTGCCTTTATCTCCGGAGATCGTGGACGTCCTCGTGGGCACGGTGTTTCTGGATCAGCCTTCTCCCGGGCATGACCGGATCAGGGCCTCCGCTTTTTACATTCACCCTGAGTACAATCAGCCTACCCTCGGAAACAACGATATCGCCTTGATCAGGCTGTCGCGGCCCGTCACGCCGCGGAGTTTCGCCATATTGGCGAACAGCGAGGAGGACGTCTGGCCGGGCATGTGGAGCACGGTCCTCGGGTGGGGCAATACGGTGCCTCAGCCCAGGGAGCGGGAATATCTCCCTTCCAATCAGCTTCAGAGCGTGGACGTGCCCATCGTTTCCAACGAAGTGTGTCAAGCCTCCATGATCTATCCGGAAAGCGTGATCACGGAGAACATGATTTGCGCCGGTTTCGCCGAAGGCGGCAAGGACGCCTGCCAGGGGGACAGCGGGGGGCCGCTTGTGCGAACCGTCATGCCCGGCTGGCACATGTTGATCGGCGTGGTCATCTACGGCGAGGGCTGCGCGCAACCCGACGCCTACGGGGTGTACACCAAGGTATCGGCGTATTGCGATTGGCTTAAGGAAACCACCGGGCAAGGCGTCTGCCGTCCCCAAGGCTCGGGCGGAGGATGCGTCGTCGCCGGCGTCGGGGGCCACGATTGGATGTTGCTGGTCCTGACCGCGGCCTTGGCCGTCTGCTACGCGGGCCGACGAGCAACGGCAAAGCGCCGTGCCGCGATGACGGCTTGA